Genomic DNA from Lottiidibacillus patelloidae:
GGTACAATGAAGATGTGACAGTAGAATTAACAGTTACAGAAATAGGTTCAGGTGTAGCCGCGACGGAATATAGCCTAGATGGCGGAACTACATGGACACCATACGACGCACCATTCACACTACAGAACGGTCAGCACGAAGTAATGTATCGTACAGTAGACAATGCAGGGAACATAGAAGAAAGCAAAATAGAAACCGTGAATATAGATTCAGACTTACCAACGGTGTCTTTAACACAAACCCCAACAAATCCAACAAATGGGTTAGTGGAAATCATTGTCTCAAGTAACGGTACTGGAAGTGCGATTACGTTAACAAAATGGGCGAAAGGTGAGTTGTCACTTTCTGATTTCGCATCCCAAGGAACAGAGCTACAAGGGACAACATTTACTGCGGACGAAAATGAAACGTACTCTGTCTACGTCAAAGATCAAGCAGGAAATGAAGCAGTAGGTACAATTATTATTGGGAATATTGACCAGGTAAATCCTGAAGTAAGTATCGAAGTAACAGGAACAAAAGGAAATAACGACTGGTACACAACAGAAGCAACATTTAAGTTAACAGCGACAGATAATTTATCTGGCGTAAAAGAAATACAATATCGC
This window encodes:
- a CDS encoding OmpL47-type beta-barrel domain-containing protein; protein product: WAKGELSLSDFASQGTELQGTTFTADENETYSVYVKDQAGNEAVGTIIIGNIDQVNPEVSIEVTGTKGNNDWYTTEATFKLTATDNLSGVKEIQYRINDGEWTVYDSPVSLTTDSMNKVQYRAEDHAGNISEVKEENISVDTTKPETTMTLNKVANENDWYNEDVTVELTVTEIGSGVAATEYSLDGGTTWTPYDAPFTLQNGQHEVMYRTVDNAGNIEESKIETVNIDSDLPTVSLTQTPTNPTNGLVEIIVSSNGTGSAITLTKWAKGELSLSDFASQGTELQGTTFTADENETYSVYVKDQAGNEAVGTIIIGNIDQVNPEVSIEVTGTKGNNDWYTTEATFKLTATDNLSGVKEIQYR